In Macadamia integrifolia cultivar HAES 741 chromosome 1, SCU_Mint_v3, whole genome shotgun sequence, a single window of DNA contains:
- the LOC122072012 gene encoding uncharacterized protein LOC122072012, whose protein sequence is MSPFQALYGREAPVLSRYVHETSPIIAIDQELQRRDEVLRSLKINLARTQSQMKIQADKARIQTEFEDGDWILKCIGKVAYQLDLSVTAHLHPVFHVSLKCCVGDPARQAIQLPLTATKEDITPCPVDILSARSLSQQGQSVDQVLV, encoded by the exons ATGTCCCCTTTTCAAGCCTTATATGGGCGAGAGGCTCCAGTCCTTTCCCGTTATGTTCATGAGACGTCTCCCATTATTGCTATTGATCAGGAACTTCAAAGAAGGGATGAGGTGCTTCGAAGTCTCAAGATCAACCTTGCCCGCACCCAATCGCAAATGAAAATTCAAGCAGACAAGGCTCGTATACAAACAGAATTTGAAGACGGGGATTGG ATCCTCAAGTGCATTGGCAAGGTTGCATACCAGCTTGACCTATCAGTAACAGCTCACTTACACCCTGTATTCCATGTGTCGTTAAAATGTTGCGTAGGAGATCCTGCAAGACAGGCCATTCAGCTCCCACTTACAGCCACAAAGGAGGACATTACGCCTTGTCCCGTTGATATCCTGAGTGCTCGATCGCTATCTCAGCAAGGCCAATCAGTGGATCAAGTGCTCGTCTAG